TCCTCGCCCAGCAGCCACCGCATCGTGTCGATCTCGTGGATGGCGGTGTCGTTGATGGCCATGTCCCACGTGTAGAAGTCGGGCACGGTGGGGTTGCGGTGCGCGCAGTGCACCATGAGCGTCTCGCCGAGCTCGCCCGAGTCGAGCAGTGCCTTCATCTCGCGGTAGCTGCGGTCGAAGCGGCGCATGAAGCCGACGGTGACGAGCCGGCGTCCAGCCGCCTGCTCGGCCTCCATGATGCGCAGCGCGGCATCGGCCGTGGGCGTCAGCGGCTTCTCGCACAGCACCGGCTTGCCGGCGGCGATGCAGGCGAGCACGTCGACCTCGTGGGCCGGTCCGTACGAGCAGATCATCACGGCGTCGACCTCGTCGGCCGCGATGAGCTCGGTCGACGAGGCGTACCTCGTGCCCCTGATGCGCCGCGCGACCTCCGTCGCGCGCGCCTCGTCGACGTCGGAGACCGCCACGACGCGGCCGCCGGCGATGACGGTGTGGATGCGGTCGATGTGCGCCTGGCCCATGCCGCCGGGCCCGATCATGCCGATGCGGACTGTCATGTGAAGCTCCGGTTCACCGTCGGCCGAGGCCGACCGACGCGAGGTACTCCCGCGTCTCGATGGCGTTCGGCAACGGGACGCTCGGGTCGCACGGGTACATGTCCTGCTCGCACACGACGTAGAGCTCCTTGTCGAGGTCGGCGAGGGCGTCGACGAGCGACGGCATGTCGGGCGCCCCGGCCGGCGGCTTCACCGAGCAGCCCTTCGCCACCGCCTGGCCGAACGGCCAGTCCTCGTCGTGGGCCTGCTTCACGAGGGCCTGGTCCATGGCCTTGATGTGCACGTACGAGATGCGCTCGGGGTACCGGCGGACGAGCTCGACGGGGTCGCCGCCGCCGTAGACGACGTGACCGGTGTCGAGGCAGAAGCCCACGTACTCGGGGTCGGTCGCCTGGAAGATGCGGTCGATGTCCTCGGGCGTCTCGATGTGGCTGTCACCGTGGGGGTGCAGCACCATCTGGAGGCCGTAGTCCTCCTTCATGATGCGGCCCAGGCGGTCGGCGTTGCGGATGTAGTCGTTCCACGCCTGCGTCGACAGCACCCGGTCGTCGGTGTACTCCCATGTCTTCTCGTCACGGAACATCGGCGGCAGGTGGACGACGTACTCGGCGCCGACGGCGGCGTGCGTCTCGGCTATGGCCCGGAAGGTCCTCTCGGTGTCGGCCCACGCCTCCGGCTGGTGCAGGATGCCCCAGCCGGTGCCGGCGACGACACGGAAGCCGCGCTCGTCCATCTCCTCCTTCAGCCGCACCGGGTCCTTCGGGAAGTAGCCGAACGGCCCGGTCTCCATCACCGAGAAGCCGGCCTCGGCCATCTCGTCGAGTGCGGTCTCCCAGTGGATCTGCTTGTCGTCCTCGGGGAACCAGACACCCCACTGGTCGGGGCACACCCCGATCGTCAGCTTGCTGTATCGCGGGTCGGTGTTGCGGGCCTTGTCGTCGGCCATGGTGGAGCGGTCCTCTCGGAAAGCGGTGCGAGACAGTGATGTCGAAGGCTGAGCGCGGTGTGGCCGATGGCGACAGGGGCCGGATGCCGTCAGGGCGAGTCGGGCGGAGAAGGCGGGACGGGCGCGACGAGCGACCGCTGGTGGGACTTGTGCCCGGCGTAGTCGGAGTAGGCCGTCCGGGTGCTCTCGATCGCCGACACCTGGCTCACCGGGACGTCCCACCAGCTGCGGCTGTCGGGGGCGTGGACCAGCGGGTCGGTCTCGACGTGGATGACGACCGGACCGCCGTCCGTGGGGGCGGCCTTCGCCTCCTTGACCGCCCGGGCCAGCTCGTCCCGCGAGTGCACCTCGATGACGTGCGCCCCGAGGCTGCGCGCGTTGGCGGCGAGGTCGACCGGCAGCACGTCGCCGTCGAGCCGGCCGGTGCCCTCGCCGCGGTACCGGTAGCGCGTCCCGAACCGCTGAGACCCCAGCGACTCCGAGAGCGAGCCGATGGAGTGGAACCCGTGGTTCTGCACGATGACGACGACGACCTTGACCCGCTCCTGGACCGCGGTGACGAGCTCGGTCGGCATCATGAGGTAGCCCCCGTCGCCGACGAGCGCGAAGACGTCGCGGGACTCGTCGGCGAGCCGGATGCCGATCGAGGCCGGCACCTCGTAGCCCATGCAGGAGAAGCCGTACTCGACGTGGTACCCCTTGCGGTCGCGCACGCGCCACAGCTTGTGCAGGTCGCCCGGCATCGACCCGGCGGCGCACAGCACGACGTCGCGCGGGTCGGTCAGCTCGTTGACGGCGCCGATCACCTCGCCCTGGGTGAGCAGGCCGTCGGCGAGCGCGTCGGTGGCCGACGCGGGCGGGTCGTAGGTGGCCTCGACGAGGGAGTCCCACTCCGCCCACAGCTCGCCCTGCCGGGCACGGTAGGCCTCGTCGACGCGATGGTCACCGAGGGCGGCCGCGAGCGCTGTGAGGGCCTCGCGGGCATCGGCCACGACGGGCAGTCCGGCCTGCTTGCCGGCGTCGAAACGCGCGACGTTGACGTTGACGAAGCGGACGCCCCTGTCTTGGAACGCCGTCCGTGACGCGGTCGTGAAGTCGCTCCACCGTGTGCCGACGCCGATGACGAGGTCGGCCTCGGCGGCGAGGGCGTTCGCCGCCGTCGTGCCCGTCGAGCCGACCGCGCCCATGAGCTGCGGGTGGCCGTGGGGCAGTGAGCCCTTGCCCGCCTGCGTCTCCCCGACCGGGATGCCGGTCTGCTCGGCGAGCGCGGCCAGCGCCTCCTCCGCGCCGGAGTAGTGCACCCCACCGCCCGCCACGACGAACGGGCGCCTCGACGCTCGGACCAGCGACACGGCATCCGCGACGTCGACCGCCTCGGGGACCGGGCGGGCCACGCGCCACGTCCGCGGGGCGAAGAGCTCGACGGGCCAGTCGAACGCCTCGGCCTGGACGTCCTGGGGCAGGGCGATCGTCACGGCCCCCGTCTCGGCCGGGTCGGTGAGCACCCGCATCGCGGCCAGCAGGGCGGAGGGCAGCTGCTCGGGCCGGCTGACCCGGTCGAAGAAGCGTGACAGCGGCCGGAAGGCGTCGTTGACGGTGACGTCGGCGGCGTACGGCGCCTCGAGCTCCTGCAGCACCGGCGCGCTGACCCGGGTGGCGAAGGTGCCCGAGGGCAGCAGCAGCACCGGCAGCCGGTTGATCGTGGCGAGCGCCGCCCCGGTGAGCATGTTCGTCGAGCCGGGGCCGACCGAGGCCGTGCACACCCACGTCTGCAGGCGGTCCTTCTGCCGGGCGTACGCGACGGCGGTGTGCACCATCGCCTGCTCGTTGCGGGCGAGGACGTAGGGCAGGTGGCCCTCGTCGGCCCCGCCGACGCGATCGGGCTCGCGCTCGGGCCCGTGCTCGAGCTCGTGCTCGAGCTCGTTCTGCAGTAG
This is a stretch of genomic DNA from Terracoccus luteus. It encodes these proteins:
- a CDS encoding Gfo/Idh/MocA family protein — protein: MTVRIGMIGPGGMGQAHIDRIHTVIAGGRVVAVSDVDEARATEVARRIRGTRYASSTELIAADEVDAVMICSYGPAHEVDVLACIAAGKPVLCEKPLTPTADAALRIMEAEQAAGRRLVTVGFMRRFDRSYREMKALLDSGELGETLMVHCAHRNPTVPDFYTWDMAINDTAIHEIDTMRWLLGEEFVSARVDKPRKTSLRAPHLQDPLVLVLETVSGVRVDDEIFVNCQFGYDIRCEAVAERGTVSLADQNAVVVRDGGGRRNGITRDHNDRFRGAFVTEVQEWIDAVARGEHTGSTAWDGYAAASVCDAGVKALTDDGVVAVHMVDKPAFYA
- a CDS encoding TIM barrel protein; the protein is MADDKARNTDPRYSKLTIGVCPDQWGVWFPEDDKQIHWETALDEMAEAGFSVMETGPFGYFPKDPVRLKEEMDERGFRVVAGTGWGILHQPEAWADTERTFRAIAETHAAVGAEYVVHLPPMFRDEKTWEYTDDRVLSTQAWNDYIRNADRLGRIMKEDYGLQMVLHPHGDSHIETPEDIDRIFQATDPEYVGFCLDTGHVVYGGGDPVELVRRYPERISYVHIKAMDQALVKQAHDEDWPFGQAVAKGCSVKPPAGAPDMPSLVDALADLDKELYVVCEQDMYPCDPSVPLPNAIETREYLASVGLGRR
- the iolD gene encoding 3D-(3,5/4)-trihydroxycyclohexane-1,2-dione acylhydrolase (decyclizing), with protein sequence MTQAPDPTAPTDTAAPGTVRLTVAQAVVRFLANQWSERDGERQRLFAGCLGIFGHGNVAGIGQALLQNELEHELEHGPEREPDRVGGADEGHLPYVLARNEQAMVHTAVAYARQKDRLQTWVCTASVGPGSTNMLTGAALATINRLPVLLLPSGTFATRVSAPVLQELEAPYAADVTVNDAFRPLSRFFDRVSRPEQLPSALLAAMRVLTDPAETGAVTIALPQDVQAEAFDWPVELFAPRTWRVARPVPEAVDVADAVSLVRASRRPFVVAGGGVHYSGAEEALAALAEQTGIPVGETQAGKGSLPHGHPQLMGAVGSTGTTAANALAAEADLVIGVGTRWSDFTTASRTAFQDRGVRFVNVNVARFDAGKQAGLPVVADAREALTALAAALGDHRVDEAYRARQGELWAEWDSLVEATYDPPASATDALADGLLTQGEVIGAVNELTDPRDVVLCAAGSMPGDLHKLWRVRDRKGYHVEYGFSCMGYEVPASIGIRLADESRDVFALVGDGGYLMMPTELVTAVQERVKVVVVIVQNHGFHSIGSLSESLGSQRFGTRYRYRGEGTGRLDGDVLPVDLAANARSLGAHVIEVHSRDELARAVKEAKAAPTDGGPVVIHVETDPLVHAPDSRSWWDVPVSQVSAIESTRTAYSDYAGHKSHQRSLVAPVPPSPPDSP